From the genome of Bradyrhizobium sp. SZCCHNS1050, one region includes:
- a CDS encoding FAD-dependent oxidoreductase, protein MLDLAIVGGGPGGLMSAWYLRRKLGDLCKVTIYEASDRLGGKIVTRKFDTAPAMYEAGVAEIYDYSMTGPDPLRELIQHFGLQTIPMDALQVQLDGELLDDVPGLRRKYGPKTAAAVEAFRKRCTDVMSPVEYYEGVGAHDNEHPWAYKTCEELLDEEVEDPTAKRFFKVMSRSDLATEAHNTNGLNALKNFVMDIDDYIGLYSIQNGNEQLIECLRSEVDADIQLNHRVLRIGKTEAGRYRLNMMNGKGPETREFDLVLVCLPHSWLSTVGWEGEKLRQSMVKHIAYFDRPAHYLRVSILFDEPFWGEKIPGSWFMSEAFGGCCIYNEGSRHDVGKHGVLNWLIAGSDALAFANLSDQELIDAALKSLPAALGDARAHFMEGKIHRWLSSVNALPGGLPVRDVMTNHRPEPKEHPGIVVVGDYLFDSTLNGLLDSSDAATDIILTEMMRLRRARSQAETPLSDKIDRDYFDNYRGQGPYSEAWSQFTDPDYLTSLIKIVWNRAGKGKGYKLLVAGSASGELVGALRERGIDAWGIENNRYIHGKTPKALRKYNKLGSITDMPFKTGEFDFVFETSLCHLGDKQVARAIRELNRVVKTGLVFGSITSDMAPALVDRYDLLRGVKKLGTWWEWSELFFGNGFDLAMHRRDCTDEVWAATLAANKGPGQWYADADSLRYSFFDKVEDED, encoded by the coding sequence ATGCTTGACCTTGCGATTGTTGGTGGCGGTCCGGGTGGCCTGATGAGCGCCTGGTATCTGAGGCGCAAACTCGGCGATCTCTGCAAGGTGACGATCTACGAGGCATCCGACCGGCTCGGCGGCAAGATCGTGACGCGCAAGTTCGATACCGCACCGGCGATGTATGAGGCTGGTGTCGCAGAAATCTACGACTACTCGATGACCGGCCCTGATCCGCTGCGCGAGCTGATCCAGCATTTCGGGCTGCAGACGATTCCGATGGATGCGCTGCAGGTGCAACTCGACGGCGAGCTGCTCGACGACGTGCCGGGGCTGCGCCGCAAATACGGCCCGAAGACGGCCGCTGCGGTCGAGGCGTTCCGCAAGCGTTGTACCGACGTGATGTCGCCGGTCGAATATTACGAGGGCGTCGGCGCCCACGATAACGAGCACCCCTGGGCCTACAAGACCTGCGAAGAGCTGCTCGACGAGGAGGTCGAGGATCCCACGGCCAAGCGCTTCTTCAAGGTGATGTCGCGCTCCGACCTCGCGACCGAGGCCCACAACACCAACGGCCTCAATGCGCTCAAGAACTTCGTCATGGATATCGACGACTATATCGGCCTGTACTCGATTCAGAACGGCAACGAGCAACTGATCGAGTGCCTGCGCTCCGAGGTCGATGCCGACATCCAGCTCAATCATCGCGTGCTCCGCATCGGCAAGACCGAGGCGGGTCGCTACCGGCTCAACATGATGAACGGCAAGGGGCCGGAGACGCGCGAGTTCGATCTCGTGCTGGTGTGCCTGCCGCATTCCTGGCTGTCGACGGTCGGCTGGGAGGGCGAGAAGCTGCGCCAGTCCATGGTCAAGCACATCGCCTATTTCGATCGTCCCGCGCATTATCTGCGCGTCTCGATCCTGTTCGACGAGCCGTTCTGGGGCGAGAAGATTCCGGGCTCCTGGTTCATGTCGGAGGCGTTCGGCGGCTGCTGCATCTACAACGAGGGCTCGCGCCACGATGTCGGCAAGCACGGCGTGCTCAACTGGCTGATCGCGGGCTCGGATGCGCTCGCCTTCGCCAACCTCTCGGACCAGGAGCTGATCGATGCCGCGCTGAAGTCGCTCCCTGCTGCGCTCGGCGACGCGCGCGCACACTTCATGGAAGGCAAGATCCACCGCTGGCTGTCGTCCGTCAACGCGCTGCCCGGCGGTCTGCCGGTACGCGACGTCATGACCAATCACCGGCCTGAGCCGAAGGAGCACCCCGGCATCGTCGTGGTCGGTGACTATCTGTTCGACTCGACCCTGAACGGGCTGCTCGATTCGTCGGACGCCGCCACCGACATCATCCTGACCGAAATGATGCGGCTGCGCCGCGCCCGCTCGCAGGCCGAAACGCCGCTGTCCGACAAGATCGACCGTGACTATTTCGACAATTATCGCGGGCAGGGGCCGTACAGCGAAGCGTGGTCGCAGTTCACCGATCCGGACTATCTGACCAGCCTGATCAAGATCGTTTGGAACCGGGCCGGCAAGGGCAAAGGCTACAAGCTCTTGGTCGCCGGCTCCGCGAGCGGTGAACTGGTGGGAGCGCTCCGCGAGCGCGGCATCGATGCCTGGGGCATCGAGAACAACCGCTACATCCATGGCAAGACGCCGAAGGCGCTGAGGAAATACAACAAGCTCGGCTCGATCACCGATATGCCATTCAAGACCGGTGAGTTCGATTTCGTGTTCGAGACCAGCCTCTGCCATCTCGGTGACAAGCAGGTTGCGCGCGCGATCCGCGAGCTCAACCGCGTCGTCAAGACCGGCCTCGTGTTCGGCTCGATCACCTCGGACATGGCTCCGGCGCTGGTCGACCGCTACGACCTGCTGCGTGGGGTCAAGAAGCTCGGCACCTGGTGGGAGTGGTCGGAGCTGTTCTTCGGCAACGGGTTCGATCTGGCCATGCACCGCCGCGATTGCACCGACGAGGTGTGGGCAGCGACACTCGCGGCCAACAAGGGGCCCGGCCAGTGGTACGCCGACGCCGACAGCCTGCGCTATTCGTTCTTCGACAAGGTCGAGGACGAAGACTAG